The following proteins come from a genomic window of candidate division WOR-3 bacterium:
- a CDS encoding bifunctional phosphoglucose/phosphomannose isomerase, with protein sequence MNKMFNLIYNLPDQIKDAYNIAQRYKFSSKLLFQPANIVITGMGGSGIGGEIIRSLFWTTLDIPIIISKDYTLPGCANKQSLVFAVSYSGNTEETLESFNLARKRRCPIVAITSGGKLLELCKKYQIDCIQIPSGLPPRSAIGYLFIPQLITLEKIGIIKKTTQTINETINTLITNRQKYNIQARKLARELLNSLPIIYTTSHLFNPVGLRWQAQFNENGKTFCHWNVFPELDHNEIVALADSTSLTQPYYFLILIDSNTHRRNLLRVDLTLKIIKSKVKNIKIKSKVKNIKFKKFYADGKADLTRIFSLIMQGDLISFYLAYLQNIDPMPVLAIDELKKMLARR encoded by the coding sequence ATGAATAAAATGTTTAATCTTATCTATAATTTGCCTGACCAGATTAAAGATGCTTACAATATCGCGCAAAGGTATAAATTCAGTTCTAAACTTTTATTTCAGCCAGCTAATATCGTTATTACTGGTATGGGTGGTTCAGGAATTGGTGGCGAAATTATCCGTAGTCTATTTTGGACAACTTTGGATATTCCCATTATTATCTCTAAAGATTATACTTTACCAGGATGCGCCAATAAACAGAGTTTGGTCTTTGCAGTGAGTTATTCGGGTAATACTGAGGAAACGCTTGAAAGTTTTAATCTTGCCCGTAAACGCCGTTGTCCGATAGTTGCGATTACCAGTGGAGGGAAATTATTAGAGTTATGTAAGAAATATCAAATAGATTGTATTCAAATTCCATCAGGTCTACCCCCGCGTTCAGCAATTGGATATTTATTTATTCCTCAGTTAATTACTTTGGAGAAAATCGGAATAATCAAAAAAACGACTCAAACGATTAATGAAACGATTAATACTCTTATAACTAATCGGCAAAAATATAATATTCAGGCCCGAAAATTGGCTCGTGAATTGTTAAATAGCCTTCCGATTATCTATACCACCAGCCATCTTTTTAATCCGGTTGGTCTTCGCTGGCAGGCACAGTTTAACGAAAATGGCAAAACTTTTTGTCATTGGAATGTATTTCCGGAATTAGACCATAATGAGATTGTGGCTTTAGCCGATTCTACCAGTCTTACACAACCTTATTATTTTCTAATCCTAATTGACTCCAATACCCATCGCCGCAATTTGCTTCGAGTTGATTTAACTTTGAAAATTATAAAATCTAAGGTAAAAAATATAAAAATAAAATCTAAGGTAAAAAATATAAAATTCAAAAAGTTTTATGCTGATGGCAAAGCAGATTTAACTCGCATCTTCTCGTTAATAATGCAAGGCGATTTAATCAGTTTTTATTTGGCATATCTGCAAAACATTGACCCAATGCCCGTTTTGGCTATTGATGAACTGAAAAAAATGCTGGCAAGGCGCTAA
- a CDS encoding sugar phosphate nucleotidyltransferase, protein MLKVIIPAAGEGRRLKPHTQTTPKVLLKVAGKPILGHILDRIISINPDEIIVIVGSQGKQIQDFLTKNYPQKFQFVEQQNPMGLGDAIYRVSDYLQSEPVLILLGDTILDLDFSAFIGKENLVGIKPVSTPQRFGIVETRSGYVTRITEKPLEPKSNLALVGIYYFTNAQPLFDNLRKIVQEGRKTRGEYQLSDALQEMIEQGIKIKTFPVEYWLDCGTPEALITTNRYLLQSNHYFTPREKVVIIPPVYIDDSAIIEESVIGPFVSISEQVEIRNSIIRDSIINQDSYVENCLLEGSILSENAVVRERARKLNLGAFSEMELG, encoded by the coding sequence ATGTTAAAAGTAATTATCCCTGCTGCTGGCGAAGGCAGACGCTTAAAACCGCATACCCAGACTACCCCAAAAGTTTTACTCAAAGTCGCTGGTAAACCAATTTTAGGTCATATTCTGGACCGAATAATTTCAATAAATCCTGACGAGATAATTGTTATTGTCGGCAGTCAAGGAAAACAGATTCAAGATTTTCTAACCAAAAACTATCCGCAAAAATTCCAATTTGTCGAACAACAAAACCCAATGGGATTAGGTGACGCTATCTATCGTGTTAGCGACTATCTTCAGTCAGAACCGGTGTTGATTCTTTTAGGTGATACCATTCTTGATTTAGATTTCTCGGCTTTTATTGGCAAGGAAAATTTAGTTGGCATCAAACCAGTTTCCACTCCTCAACGCTTTGGTATCGTGGAGACGCGTAGCGGATATGTCACCCGAATTACGGAAAAACCGCTTGAGCCCAAAAGTAATCTGGCTTTAGTCGGAATCTACTATTTTACAAATGCCCAACCGCTTTTCGATAATCTCAGAAAAATTGTCCAAGAAGGCAGAAAGACTCGCGGGGAATATCAATTGTCTGATGCTCTGCAAGAAATGATTGAGCAGGGTATCAAAATCAAAACTTTTCCTGTAGAATATTGGCTGGATTGCGGAACGCCCGAAGCACTAATCACAACTAACCGTTATCTGCTTCAATCCAACCACTATTTTACACCCAGAGAAAAAGTAGTAATTATTCCGCCAGTTTATATTGATGACTCGGCAATCATTGAAGAATCCGTTATCGGTCCGTTTGTTTCCATTTCAGAACAAGTTGAGATTCGAAATTCAATTATCCGGGACTCAATTATTAATCAGGATTCATATGTGGAAAATTGTTTACTTGAAGGCTCAATCTTAAGCGAAAATGCAGTCGTCCGAGAACGAGCCCGAAAACTTAACTTAGGCGCTTTTTCGGAAATGGAATTGGGATAA
- the tgt gene encoding tRNA guanosine(34) transglycosylase Tgt, which translates to MKFEITKSLTDCKARLGKLSLPHGIVNTPIFMPVGTQGTVKTITPKELCELGAEMIVCNTYHLYLRPGHKIIESAGGISKFISWHKPVLTDSGGFQIYSLASLCKITDEGVKFQSHIDGSYHFFTPELVIAIQESFGSDIAMCLDVCPPYPVSQEVAQEAMQKTLNWAERSKNTKKETTNLFGIIQGATYPELRKISAQATVDLGFDGYAIGGLCLGEPSEVTYEMIDVVRDFIPHNFPCYLMGAGYPEDIIEGVKRGVDIFDCVLPTRNGRTGTAFTSLGRITIRNAQYTADFTPLDPGCDCYTCKNFTRAYLRHLFIAGEYLGPKLLTLHNLSFFLTLIKNIRKHIEQEDFLSWSQQFLSQYSSHNNKD; encoded by the coding sequence ATGAAATTTGAGATTACTAAGAGCCTAACTGATTGTAAAGCACGGCTGGGAAAATTATCTTTGCCTCATGGTATTGTCAATACACCCATCTTTATGCCAGTTGGAACTCAAGGCACAGTTAAAACAATAACACCAAAAGAATTATGTGAACTGGGCGCAGAGATGATTGTCTGTAATACTTATCATCTTTATCTAAGACCCGGACATAAAATAATTGAATCTGCTGGCGGAATTTCTAAATTTATCAGTTGGCACAAACCAGTTTTAACTGATTCTGGCGGATTTCAAATCTATTCCTTGGCATCGTTATGTAAAATTACAGATGAAGGAGTCAAATTTCAATCCCACATCGACGGCTCATACCATTTCTTTACGCCTGAGTTAGTAATCGCAATTCAAGAAAGTTTTGGGTCAGATATTGCAATGTGTTTAGATGTCTGCCCACCATACCCGGTTTCTCAGGAAGTGGCTCAAGAAGCAATGCAGAAAACCTTAAATTGGGCAGAACGCAGTAAAAATACTAAAAAAGAAACAACTAATCTTTTCGGTATCATCCAAGGTGCAACCTATCCTGAATTAAGAAAAATCTCTGCTCAAGCAACGGTTGATTTAGGATTTGATGGCTATGCAATTGGCGGATTATGTTTAGGCGAACCATCAGAAGTCACTTATGAAATGATTGATGTTGTCCGAGATTTTATCCCCCATAATTTTCCGTGCTATCTGATGGGCGCAGGTTATCCCGAAGATATTATTGAAGGAGTTAAACGAGGAGTGGATATATTTGACTGTGTCTTACCGACTCGTAATGGTCGAACTGGCACCGCATTTACCAGTCTGGGCAGAATTACCATCCGAAACGCCCAATATACTGCTGACTTTACGCCTCTTGACCCAGGCTGTGATTGTTATACCTGTAAAAACTTTACCCGGGCGTATCTCAGACATCTATTTATCGCTGGCGAATATTTAGGTCCAAAACTTCTAACCCTACACAATCTAAGTTTCTTTCTTACCCTCATAAAAAATATCCGAAAACATATTGAACAAGAAGATTTTCTAAGTTGGTCTCAGCAATTCCTTTCTCAATATTCCTCCCATAATAATAAAGATTAA
- a CDS encoding SEC-C metal-binding domain-containing protein, which produces MSQIGRNDPCPCGSGKKYKKCCLVNTNTEFGFEEFVKGRLVQDLLKFAYANYNIELHKAKLFFHQQMPTSEKMTPEFLQLADINFWDWVVYDWVIDTKTKKTLIDLYIESGTKLTAEDLKVLDMMKKTYISLYEVQEVFPEKGMILKDLLLENEYTVQEKLATRSMLKWNIFATRLLSLDKKYIISGCNYPYPITDKSLIVKNIKKYYRNYLRKNKDGSWQELLKKDSHIFIDIWYASIANQPPLILQTTTNEALIFSKATYTISDIPAVLSGLKTITEFENIKDEEFIWEDLNQYGEKVIFGKITIQSNKLIFETNSKERLDKGKEILNKKIGDFISHQSDEFQEPIELLKPLKDMSKYQPKNEIPLEIEQELYNKAMREHYEKWLHQPIPALNNKTPLQSVKTKKGKIEVVELLKQLENQQEYNKQQGRPYFDVKWLWNKLNLTYED; this is translated from the coding sequence ATGTCTCAGATTGGTCGCAACGACCCTTGTCCTTGTGGTAGTGGTAAAAAATACAAAAAGTGCTGTCTGGTCAATACCAATACCGAATTTGGTTTTGAAGAATTCGTAAAAGGACGCTTGGTTCAAGACCTTCTAAAATTTGCCTACGCCAATTATAATATTGAACTCCACAAAGCCAAGCTTTTTTTTCACCAACAAATGCCCACTTCGGAAAAAATGACTCCAGAGTTTCTCCAACTTGCTGATATAAATTTTTGGGATTGGGTTGTTTATGATTGGGTAATTGATACAAAAACGAAAAAAACTTTGATTGATTTATATATTGAAAGCGGAACGAAATTAACTGCAGAAGATCTTAAAGTCCTTGATATGATGAAGAAAACCTACATTAGTCTTTACGAAGTTCAAGAAGTATTTCCTGAAAAAGGAATGATACTTAAAGACCTTCTTTTAGAGAATGAATATACAGTCCAAGAAAAATTAGCCACGCGCTCAATGCTAAAATGGAATATTTTCGCAACTCGGCTTTTGTCACTTGATAAGAAATATATCATCAGTGGTTGTAATTACCCATACCCAATAACGGACAAGAGTTTGATTGTCAAAAATATTAAAAAATATTATCGAAATTATTTAAGAAAAAATAAAGATGGTTCTTGGCAGGAACTACTCAAAAAAGATAGCCACATTTTTATTGATATTTGGTACGCATCTATTGCCAACCAGCCTCCATTAATTCTCCAAACAACAACCAATGAAGCACTGATATTTTCCAAAGCAACATATACCATTAGCGACATCCCAGCAGTGCTCAGCGGATTAAAAACAATTACTGAGTTTGAAAACATTAAAGATGAGGAATTTATCTGGGAAGACTTAAACCAATATGGCGAAAAAGTTATCTTTGGGAAAATCACCATCCAAAGTAACAAGTTGATTTTTGAAACTAATTCTAAAGAGCGATTAGATAAAGGCAAAGAAATACTTAACAAAAAAATTGGTGACTTCATCAGCCATCAATCGGACGAATTTCAAGAACCTATTGAATTACTAAAACCCCTTAAAGATATGTCAAAATACCAACCGAAAAACGAAATCCCGTTAGAAATTGAACAAGAATTGTATAACAAAGCAATGCGAGAACATTACGAAAAATGGTTACATCAACCAATTCCCGCACTCAACAATAAAACACCTCTTCAGTCCGTAAAGACGAAAAAAGGTAAAATCGAAGTTGTCGAACTCCTAAAACAACTTGAAAACCAGCAAGAATATAATAAACAACAAGGCAGACCATATTTTGATGTCAAATGGCTCTGGAATAAACTCAACCTTACTTACGAAGACTAA
- a CDS encoding nucleotide sugar dehydrogenase codes for MALQNKIINRSAKVGIVGMGYVGLPLAVEIAKAGYKVFGIDTDKNKVRLINLGKSYVEDVADNELSPLVLDKKICAYDNYRVCKDCDIINICVPTPFTKSKDPDVSYIIDAGKEIAQYLKSEQLIVLRSTTYPETTEKVLLPILEKTGLKVGKDFYLSFAPERIDPGNKTFTTKTTPVVVGGVTKTCTKLTELFYSQFVDKVVTVSNPRVAEMSKLLENIFRSVNIALVNELALMCERMGNIDVWEVIEAAKSKPFGFMPFYPGPGIGGHCILIDPYYLAWKAREYDFHSNFIELAAQVNENMPFKVVDRLFEVLGENCICSKNASLFIIGAAFKKNVGDTRHSPAIKVMELLTDKVKKIVYNDPYVPMLKINHKVYKSVELTAENLKRADCVLILTDHSCYDANFILKNSRLILDARNLIKVRGYKKVYTLGLKIV; via the coding sequence ATGGCTTTACAAAATAAGATTATCAACCGAAGTGCTAAAGTTGGGATTGTTGGAATGGGTTATGTTGGATTACCTTTAGCCGTAGAAATTGCCAAAGCCGGTTATAAAGTTTTTGGCATTGATACTGATAAAAACAAGGTCCGATTAATTAATTTAGGAAAAAGTTATGTTGAGGATGTTGCGGATAATGAATTATCGCCTTTAGTCTTAGATAAAAAGATTTGCGCTTATGATAACTATCGGGTTTGTAAAGATTGCGATATCATTAATATCTGCGTGCCGACACCATTTACAAAATCGAAGGACCCAGATGTCTCATATATTATCGATGCCGGCAAGGAAATTGCTCAATACTTAAAATCTGAGCAACTAATTGTGCTACGCAGTACAACTTATCCGGAAACAACGGAAAAAGTGCTTTTACCGATTTTAGAGAAGACCGGCTTAAAAGTCGGCAAGGATTTCTATCTTTCGTTTGCTCCGGAACGCATTGACCCTGGTAATAAGACCTTTACGACTAAAACAACCCCGGTGGTAGTAGGTGGGGTTACCAAAACTTGTACCAAGTTAACCGAACTCTTTTATAGCCAGTTTGTCGATAAGGTCGTGACGGTTTCAAATCCGCGGGTTGCAGAAATGTCAAAACTTTTAGAAAATATTTTCCGAAGTGTTAATATTGCGTTAGTTAATGAATTGGCTTTGATGTGCGAGCGAATGGGCAATATTGATGTTTGGGAAGTGATTGAAGCCGCGAAAAGCAAACCATTCGGTTTTATGCCATTTTATCCCGGACCAGGTATTGGTGGCCATTGTATTCTTATTGACCCTTATTATCTGGCTTGGAAGGCACGCGAATATGATTTTCATTCTAATTTTATTGAATTAGCCGCACAAGTAAATGAAAATATGCCTTTTAAGGTGGTTGACCGATTATTTGAGGTTTTAGGCGAAAACTGCATCTGTTCCAAAAATGCTTCGCTCTTTATTATTGGTGCAGCATTTAAGAAGAATGTCGGTGATACCCGTCATTCTCCGGCAATAAAAGTAATGGAACTCTTAACTGATAAAGTTAAAAAAATTGTCTATAATGACCCGTATGTGCCTATGTTAAAAATCAATCATAAAGTCTATAAGTCGGTCGAACTTACCGCCGAAAACTTAAAACGAGCCGATTGTGTATTGATTCTTACTGACCATAGTTGTTATGATGCGAATTTTATCCTCAAAAATAGCCGACTTATCTTAGATGCCAGGAACCTTATTAAAGTTCGGGGCTACAAAAAGGTCTATACCTTGGGACTGAAAATTGTTTAA
- the purL gene encoding phosphoribosylformylglycinamidine synthase subunit PurL — protein sequence MPRVWEIAIQKKGFNPEVETLKKSIQDLGIKEIKDLSIIYLYYLFTDLPLKVIKKITRDFICDTVSERFTVKELSIRSNKNLRHTIEVVYKPGVMDPVAENVMVGLKDLGYQDCLIRTSQRYVFPPNLSVNTIKKITENLLYNPLVQEIVKDSAQILEIGYRQGVKSEFAVQYVEILNKTKAQLRKISRERLLALNDQEMLTIQSYYRKLGRNPTDVELETFAQTWSEHCKHKTFSARIIFDDGKQTQIINGLLKSYIKKVTQKLNKKWCLSVFEDNSGVIEFDKQYGISFKVETHNHPSALEPYGGAATGIGGVIRDCLGTGLGAKPILNTDVFCFAPPDLPLQKIPAGVLSPKRIIKGVVKGVRDYGNRMGIPTASGCVCFHEGFVCNPLVYCGTVGLIPKNKIKKKIVPEDLIVLIGGRTGRDGIHGVTFASLELDNTTQQISSSVVQIGNPIEEKKITDLLISARDQSLFNAITDCGGGGLSSAIGELAKSGAEVDLEKVPLKYAGLSYTEIWISESQERMILFVPSKNLSKLLDLCKLYQVEASVIGRVTDTGKLHLRYWGREVGNIDLNFLHQGLPQKTMVAKFHKPTETSLKPEQFLIKRSQDYNRIVLEMLSDYNVASKEWIVRQYDLEVQGNTIIKPFVGKYNEGPSDACVLQPRKQSKKGVVIGCGIASQYQNQDPYWTAATAIDEAIRNIVAVGGDPDKTALLDNFCWGNPERPEILAGLVRACQACYDIARIYGTPFISGKDSLYNEYKSSRGKTISIPATLLISAVSIIPDINKTVTMDFKQADDLIYLIGKTYPEFNSSKVNPKLGIKIFRALYKAIQSGLVSACHDLSEGGLAIALAEMCLAGNVGAEIFLKNLKVFCPSIADKDNICLFSQSNTRFICAVSSKNQRRFEKIMGELPHTLIGKTNSTDRLKVYGSDNLLIINLKIQTMKYTWQTTLSKALISN from the coding sequence ATGCCGCGAGTATGGGAAATTGCGATTCAGAAAAAAGGCTTTAATCCGGAAGTCGAAACTTTAAAGAAAAGTATCCAAGATCTCGGCATTAAAGAAATAAAAGACTTAAGCATAATTTATCTTTACTATTTATTTACTGATTTACCTTTGAAGGTTATAAAAAAAATTACCCGTGATTTTATTTGCGATACGGTTTCGGAGCGATTTACAGTTAAGGAGTTGTCAATTCGGTCTAATAAAAATTTGCGTCATACGATTGAAGTCGTATATAAACCTGGAGTAATGGACCCGGTAGCAGAAAATGTGATGGTCGGCTTAAAAGATTTGGGTTACCAAGATTGTCTTATCCGAACCAGCCAACGCTATGTCTTTCCCCCAAATCTTTCGGTAAACACTATCAAAAAAATTACGGAAAATTTGCTGTATAATCCTTTGGTGCAAGAGATTGTCAAGGATAGTGCCCAAATACTTGAGATTGGATATAGGCAAGGAGTTAAATCGGAATTTGCTGTTCAATATGTTGAGATTCTTAATAAGACTAAGGCACAATTAAGAAAAATTTCTCGAGAACGGTTATTGGCATTAAATGACCAGGAGATGCTTACGATTCAAAGCTATTATCGGAAACTGGGGCGAAATCCGACAGATGTTGAACTGGAGACATTTGCCCAAACCTGGTCCGAACATTGTAAGCATAAAACATTTTCGGCTCGGATTATCTTTGATGATGGTAAACAAACTCAAATTATTAATGGTCTACTTAAATCGTATATCAAAAAAGTTACACAGAAACTGAATAAAAAGTGGTGTCTTTCAGTTTTTGAAGACAATTCAGGGGTAATTGAATTTGATAAACAGTATGGGATTTCTTTTAAGGTTGAGACGCATAATCATCCTTCAGCATTAGAACCTTATGGTGGTGCGGCAACAGGAATCGGTGGTGTGATTCGCGACTGTTTAGGTACTGGATTAGGCGCAAAACCGATCTTAAATACCGATGTTTTCTGCTTCGCTCCGCCAGATTTACCTCTTCAGAAAATTCCTGCTGGTGTTTTATCACCCAAAAGAATCATTAAGGGTGTAGTTAAAGGCGTTCGTGACTACGGAAATCGAATGGGCATTCCGACTGCATCCGGTTGTGTCTGTTTTCACGAGGGATTTGTTTGTAATCCTTTAGTCTATTGTGGAACTGTCGGTTTAATTCCGAAAAATAAGATAAAAAAGAAAATCGTGCCCGAAGATTTAATTGTTCTTATCGGTGGTAGAACTGGACGTGATGGTATTCACGGTGTAACTTTTGCCTCATTAGAATTAGATAATACCACTCAACAAATTTCCTCCAGTGTTGTACAAATTGGCAATCCAATCGAAGAAAAAAAGATTACGGATTTGCTAATCTCAGCCCGAGACCAATCACTTTTTAATGCGATTACTGATTGCGGCGGTGGTGGGCTCTCTTCAGCAATTGGTGAATTGGCTAAATCTGGCGCCGAAGTTGATTTAGAAAAGGTTCCCTTAAAATATGCGGGATTATCTTATACCGAGATTTGGATTTCGGAATCGCAGGAACGAATGATTCTCTTTGTGCCCAGTAAAAACTTGTCAAAACTTCTTGATTTGTGTAAATTATACCAAGTGGAAGCAAGTGTAATTGGCAGAGTAACTGATACTGGTAAATTACATTTGCGCTATTGGGGAAGAGAAGTTGGTAATATCGATTTAAATTTCTTGCACCAAGGACTACCACAAAAGACAATGGTCGCTAAGTTTCACAAACCAACTGAAACTTCTTTAAAACCCGAGCAGTTTCTAATAAAGAGAAGTCAAGATTATAATAGAATCGTCTTAGAAATGCTCAGTGATTATAATGTTGCCAGTAAAGAATGGATTGTTCGTCAGTATGATTTAGAGGTTCAAGGAAATACAATAATCAAACCTTTTGTCGGAAAATACAATGAAGGTCCTTCTGATGCTTGTGTGCTTCAACCGCGAAAACAATCAAAAAAAGGTGTGGTGATTGGTTGTGGCATCGCATCGCAATATCAAAATCAAGACCCGTATTGGACTGCGGCTACTGCGATCGATGAGGCAATACGAAATATTGTTGCAGTTGGCGGCGACCCGGATAAAACTGCGTTGTTGGATAATTTTTGCTGGGGCAATCCCGAACGACCAGAAATTTTAGCCGGATTAGTTCGAGCCTGCCAAGCCTGTTATGATATAGCACGGATTTACGGCACACCATTTATTTCGGGTAAAGACAGTCTATACAACGAATATAAATCAAGCAGGGGCAAAACGATTTCCATTCCAGCAACATTATTGATTTCTGCAGTGAGCATTATTCCGGATATAAATAAGACTGTAACAATGGATTTCAAACAAGCAGATGATTTAATCTATCTGATAGGAAAGACTTATCCTGAGTTTAATAGTTCTAAAGTTAATCCTAAATTAGGTATTAAGATTTTTCGTGCTTTATATAAAGCCATTCAATCTGGTTTAGTTTCTGCCTGTCATGACTTATCTGAAGGTGGATTAGCAATTGCACTTGCGGAAATGTGTTTGGCAGGTAATGTCGGTGCGGAAATCTTTTTGAAAAACCTTAAGGTCTTTTGCCCATCAATTGCCGACAAAGATAATATATGCCTTTTTTCCCAATCTAATACTCGTTTTATCTGTGCGGTTTCGTCTAAAAATCAAAGACGGTTTGAAAAAATTATGGGAGAACTGCCACACACATTGATTGGTAAAACCAATTCAACCGATAGATTAAAAGTATACGGCTCAGATAATCTGCTGATTATTAACCTTAAAATTCAAACTATGAAATATACCTGGCAAACTACATTAAGCAAAGCATTGATTAGTAATTAG
- a CDS encoding DUF721 domain-containing protein, with the protein MSKQIKPKKLKPLADLLPRVFDKLGLTPKLVQEQVISLWPKAVGEQIAKNARPIKIKGKTLIVLVSNPIWRNELIFLKSKIINKLNVQIGEKAITDIKFRLK; encoded by the coding sequence ATGTCAAAGCAAATAAAACCTAAAAAATTGAAACCCCTGGCTGATTTATTACCCAGAGTCTTTGACAAATTAGGACTTACCCCAAAACTTGTTCAAGAACAGGTAATCTCATTATGGCCTAAAGCAGTTGGTGAGCAAATTGCCAAAAATGCCCGACCAATTAAAATTAAAGGTAAGACCTTAATAGTCTTGGTCTCAAATCCGATTTGGCGCAATGAATTAATATTTCTCAAATCAAAGATAATTAACAAATTAAACGTCCAAATCGGTGAAAAGGCAATTACGGATATTAAGTTTCGACTCAAATAA
- the recF gene encoding DNA replication and repair protein RecF (All proteins in this family for which functions are known are DNA-binding proteins that assist the filamentation of RecA onto DNA for the initiation of recombination or recombinational repair.), whose amino-acid sequence MYLEQIRFEGIRNLKDAELVFSPYANYLFGANGAGKTSLLESIHYLAVGRSFRTYRDSEILKFNAEYFKIFGLARLSPEDPQFDSSATFSAEIRFSPQGKVAYRQNHKQDKLSSYLGWLPVVTILLSDIDLVAGSPHLRRNFLDLAISKVNKSYLQHLIEYRRVLAQRNKLLQEQANSLHYEVWESALAKYADLILKVREQVLPQLLNSAQKFLRTFLPNRNINFEYQTTILEQMHRQKEIQKMLAANRVKEQELGYTTIGPHRDDIVIKESNLPIKKFASEGEMRLTALSLKMAEAEFLKTNYCTPLFLLDEVAAELDYNNTKKLLALIAEQGQFFYASAKELKDKTDHSKPGKIFYIDNGEIKKVEDLA is encoded by the coding sequence ATGTATCTGGAACAGATTCGCTTCGAAGGTATAAGAAATCTCAAGGATGCTGAACTTGTTTTCAGCCCTTATGCAAATTATCTTTTTGGTGCTAATGGCGCAGGTAAGACTTCGCTTTTAGAATCAATCCATTATCTGGCAGTCGGAAGGTCTTTTCGCACTTATCGGGATAGCGAAATATTAAAGTTTAATGCCGAATATTTTAAGATTTTCGGATTAGCCCGACTTAGCCCTGAAGACCCACAATTCGACTCCTCTGCGACTTTTTCCGCAGAAATCCGATTCAGTCCTCAAGGAAAAGTTGCTTATCGTCAAAATCATAAACAAGATAAACTTTCTTCCTATTTAGGTTGGCTACCAGTAGTAACAATCCTTTTATCGGATATTGATTTGGTTGCTGGTTCACCTCATCTCAGACGAAATTTTTTAGATTTGGCCATATCTAAAGTGAATAAATCTTATTTACAGCATTTAATTGAATATCGTCGAGTTTTAGCCCAACGCAATAAATTATTACAAGAGCAAGCAAACTCTCTGCATTATGAAGTTTGGGAATCGGCTTTGGCTAAATATGCCGATTTGATTCTCAAAGTGCGAGAGCAAGTTTTGCCTCAACTACTCAATTCGGCACAAAAATTTTTAAGAACATTTTTACCTAACCGCAATATTAATTTTGAGTATCAAACAACAATTCTTGAGCAAATGCATCGTCAAAAAGAAATCCAAAAGATGCTTGCCGCAAATCGAGTAAAAGAACAGGAATTAGGATATACCACGATTGGTCCGCATCGCGATGATATTGTCATAAAAGAATCCAACTTACCGATAAAAAAATTCGCCTCTGAGGGCGAAATGCGACTTACCGCACTTTCCTTAAAAATGGCTGAAGCCGAATTCTTAAAGACCAATTATTGCACACCGCTCTTTCTGTTAGATGAAGTCGCAGCTGAACTTGATTATAATAACACTAAAAAACTTTTAGCCTTAATTGCCGAGCAAGGTCAATTTTTTTATGCCTCGGCTAAAGAACTCAAAGACAAAACTGACCATAGTAAACCAGGAAAAATATTTTATATCGACAATGGCGAAATCAAAAAAGTTGAAGACCTTGCGTGA